A single region of the Lotus japonicus ecotype B-129 chromosome 4, LjGifu_v1.2 genome encodes:
- the LOC130714768 gene encoding dihydroceramide fatty acyl 2-hydroxylase FAH1-like, giving the protein MVVQNFVVDLNKPLVFQVGHLGEAYDEWVHEPIISKEGPRFFQSGVLELFTQTAWWVIPIIWVPVASWFISGSVKAGLPCSHVAPLVFLGIFLWTLAEYLLHRFLFHVKTKSYWGNTLHYLMHGCHHKHPMDSLRLVFPPAAAVILAVPIWNIVKLASTPSTAPAVFGGILLGYVMYDCTHYYLHHGQPKTEVPRSLKKYHLNHHYRLQSYGFGITSPLWDKVFGTVPPPLKADAKSR; this is encoded by the exons ATGGTTGTGCAgaattttgttgttgatttgaACAAGCCCCTTGTTTTCCAG GTTGGGCATCTTGGAGAAGCCTATGATGAGTGGGTTCACGAACCTATCATAAGCAAGGAAGGTCCTCGTTTCTTCCAAAGCGGTGTTTTGGAG TTATTTACGCAGACTGCTTGGTGGGTGATTCCAATTATTTGGGTGCCGGTTGCATCTTGGTTCATTTCTGGCTCTGTGAAAGCTGGCCTCCCTTGTTCTCATGTGGCTCCTCTGGTGTTTCTTGGCATTTTCCTTTGGACATTGGCGGAATACTTGTTGCACCGTTTTCTTTTCCATGTTAAAACCAAGAGCTATTG GGGAAATACCTTGCATTATCTTATGCATGGCTGCCACCATAAACACCCCATGGATAGCTTAAGACTTGTTTTCCCCCCAGCTGCTGCCGTTATATTAGCTGTGCCG ATCTGGAACATTGTGAAGCTTGCATCAACCCCTTCAACTGCTCCTGCTGTGTTTGGAGGTATTCTTTTGGGCTATGTGATGTATGATTGCACCCATTACTACTTGCACCATGGTCAACCAAAGACTGAAGTGCCTCGAAGTCTTAAG AAGTACCACTTGAATCATCACTATCGGCTCCAGAGCTATGGCTTCGGTATCACTTCACCACTATGGGATAAGGTTTTTGGAACGGTTCCTCCTCCATTAAAGGCGGATGCCAAAAGTAGATAA
- the LOC130714762 gene encoding uncharacterized protein LOC130714762 — MPFPWSKSSVTRISQLVADLKSPKRAGSLVVHTGFPTSLIDLVVKNRRRFRKSKSKKPGRPDFSPPVEPTLSGFTAICADPGCAEAPLRPGHPDPSHLPPPPTTVHAVPVDGGDGVSCSGPESGGSGSKSVLAAVLTMLTVVVLVVGVEKLAVAITVSAFVLLFLENAGKRVVLFQRLQWKKNKGCEGSESANAEGDSIVVSECGSESDEFLSFEEIEVVESKSEVSVCSDETCFAGSELDHCVSEDKKRVCSETPEDSISSETFVGSCKGNRSGKLKSKVKKLLSKKLGSFRKEGKEKKSTKGSEAEAIREVPSKVKNHKSMSFEMEEDQKDEGDGNRSQLLVKIELECVTEDEVDHSDTSCEECSLTVTGEGKRIEDGVGNSGYMILLLIALFGLIAGRLAALVLTMTWCLMLKMVATRGRWKMPLIKCSDPRS, encoded by the coding sequence ATGCCGTTTCCATGGAGTAAAAGCAGTGTGACCCGAATTTCCCAACTCGTCGCTGATCTCAAGTCGCCAAAACGCGCTGGCTCCCTCGTCGTTCACACCGGTTTTCCCACTTCCCTCATCGATCTTGTCGTCAAGAATCGGAGACGGTTCAGAAAATCCAAGTCCAAGAAACCGGGTCGACCCGACTTCTCGCCGCCGGTGGAACCGACCTTGAGCGGTTTCACTGCGATTTGCGCCGACCCAGGATGCGCAGAGGCTCCGTTGAGACCGGGTCATCCCGACCCATCTCATCTTCCGCCGCCGCCAACGACGGTTCACGCCGTGCCGGTAGACGGTGGTGATGGGGTTTCGTGTTCGGGTCCGGAGAGTGGTGGGTCGGGTTCAAAATCGGTTCTTGCTGCTGTTTTGACTATGCTCACGGTGGTTGTTTTGGTGGTGGGTGTGGAGAAGCTTGCAGTTGCGATCACTGTTTCGGCGTTTGTGCTCTTGTTTCTTGAAAACGCGGGGAAGCGTGTCGTTTTGTTCCAGAGGCTTCAATGGAAGAAAAACAAGGGTTGTGAAGGTTCTGAATCAGCAAATGCTGAAGGTGACAGTATAGTTGTCTCTGAATGTGGATCAGAATCTGATGAGTTTTTGTCCTTTGAGGAAATTGAGGTTGTGGAATCTAAGAGTGAGGTTAGTGTTTGTTCTGATGAGACTTGTTTTGCTGGTTCTGAATTGGATCATTGTGTCAGTGAAGACAAGAAAAGGGTTTGTTCTGAAACCCCAGAGGATTCAATTTCAAGTGAAACTTTTGTTGGTTCATGTAAAGGTAACCGTAGTGGTAAGTTGAAATCAAAGGTGAAGAAACTTTTGAGTAAAAAGTTGGGAAGCTTTAGGAAAgagggaaaggaaaagaaaagtacTAAAGGGAGTGAAGCTGAAGCAATCAGAGAAGTTCCAAGTAAAGTTAAAAATCATAAGTCAATGAGTTTTGAGATGGAAGAGGATCAAAAAGATGAGGGTGATGGAAATAGATCACAATTGTTGGTTAAAATTGAACTAGAGTGTGTGACAGAAGATGAGGTTGATCATTCTGACACTTCTTGTGAAGAATGTTCTCTGACAGTGACTGGTGAAGGGAAGAGAATTGAAGATGGGGTTGGAAATTCAGGGTACATGATTCTACTTTTAATTGCACTTTTTGGGCTTATAGCGGGTCGTTTGGCAGCACTGGTACTTACAATGACATGGTGTTTGATGCTAAAAATGGTTGCTACAAGAGGAAGATGGAAGATGCCTCTGATCAAATGTTCTGATCCAAGATCTTGA
- the LOC130711914 gene encoding tubulin beta chain has protein sequence MREILHIQGGQCGNQIGAKFWEVICDEHGIDHTGKYNGDSELQLERINVYYNEASGGRYVPRAVLMDLEPGTMDSVRSGPFGQIFRPDNFVFGQSGAGNNWAKGHYTEGAELIDSVLDVVRKEAENCDCLQGFQVCHSLGGGTGSGMGTLLISKIREEYPDRMMLTFSVFPSPKVSDTVVEPYNATLSVHQLVENADECMVLDNEALYDICFRTLKLNTPTFGDLNHLISATMSGVTCCLRFPGQLNSDLRKLAVNLIPFPRLHFFMVGFAPLTSRGSQQYRNLTVPELTQQMWDAKNMMCAADPRHGRYLTASAMFRGKMSTKEVDEQMINVQNKNSSYFVEWIPNNVKSSVCDIPPKGLKMASTFIGNSTSIQEMFRRVSEQFTAMFRRKAFLHWYTGEGMDEMEFTEAESNMNDLVAEYQQYQDATADDEEYEEEEEELGA, from the exons atgagagaaatccTCCACATCCAGGGCGGCCAATGCGGCAACCAGATCGGCGCAAAATTCTGGGAGGTCATCTGCGACGAGCACGGCATCGACCACACCGGAAAGTACAACGGCGATTCCGAGCTTCAGCTTGAACGCATCAATGTCTACTACAACGAAGCCAGCGGCGGAAGGTACGTTCCACGCGCCGTCCTCATGGATCTTGAGCCAGGAACCATGGATTCCGTCAGATCCGGCCCGTTCGGCCAGATCTTCCGCCCTGACAACTTCGTCTTCGGGCAATCCGGTGCCGGAAACAACTGGGCCAAAGGGCATTACACCGAAGGCGCTGAACTCATCGATTCCGTCTTGGATGTTGTGAGGAAAGAGGCTGAGAATTGCGATTGCTTGCAGG GATTTCAGGTGTGTCATTCTCTGGGAGGTGGAACTGGGTCTGGAATGGGAACGCTTCTCATCTCGAAGATTCGGGAGGAGTATCCGGATCGTATGATGTTGACGTTTTCTGTGTTTCCTTCGCCGAAGGTGTCTGATACTGTGGTGGAGCCGTACAATGCGACTCTCTCCGTGCATCAGCTTGTTGAGAATGCTGATGAATGTATGGTATTGGACAATGAGGCTCTCTATGATATCTGCTTCCGTACCTTGAAGCTTAATACACCAACTT TTGGTGACCTTAACCACCTCATTTCTGCTACCATGAGTGGAGTTACTTGTTGTCTACGTTTCCCTGGGCAGCTGAACTCTGACCTTCGAAAGCTTGCTGTCAATCTCATCCCATTCCCTCGTCTCCACTTCTTCATGGTTGGGTTTGCACCCTTGACCTCAAGAGGATCCCAGCAGTACCGCAACTTGACTGTGCCTGAATTGACTCAGCAGATGTGGGATGCTAAGAACATGATGTGTGCTGCCGATCCACGCCACGGCCGATACTTGACTGCTTCAGCAATGTTCCGTGGTAAGATGAGCACCAAGGAAGTGGATGAGCAGATGATTAATGTGCAGAACAAGAACTCTTCTTACTTTGTTGAGTGGATCCCTAACAACGTCAAGTCTAGCGTGTGTGACATCCCACCCAAGGGTCTGAAGATGGCATCCACTTTCATCGGGAACTCAACATCAATTCAGGAGATGTTCAGGAGAGTCAGCGAGCAGTTCACAGCTATGTTCAGGCGCAAGGCTTTCTTGCACTGGTACACCGGTGAGGGAATGGATGAAATGGAGTTCACCGAGGCTGAGAGCAACATGAATGATTTGGTGGCTGAGTACCAGCAATACCAGGATGCTACTGCTGATGATGAGGAGtatgaggaggaagaggaggagctTGGTGCTTGA
- the LOC130714154 gene encoding berberine bridge enzyme-like 26, protein MHSLRSLLACLLVLSSISLTTSVSIEETFNHCLTLHSNSPNQFPSAIYTNKNGSYSSILESTAQNLRYLLPSVPKPDFIFTPFHDSQVQSAVICARKLGIHMRVRSGGHDYEGLSFTSLIEKPFMILDLVKLRGINVDIAHNSAWIQAGATVGEVYYRISEKSAIHGFPAGLCTTLGIGGHITGGAYGSMMRKFGLGADNVLDAKIVDANGRILDRKAMGEDLFWAIRGGGGGSFGVILWWKIKLVPVPKTVTVFTVTKSLEQGANKLLYRWQQVAPNIDENLFIRVFIQTGNGSVPGQRTVTTSYNALFLGGAVNLLKIMKQSFPELGLTRKDCLETSWIKSVLYIAGYPNQTPPEVLLQAKPTSKAYFKAKSDFVRQVIPENSLNTLWKVFLQEDGPLMIWNPYGGMMSKIAESAIPFPHRKGTLYKIQYVTGWIDGEKNMAKHMKWIRKFYSYTAPYVSKYPREAYVNYRDLDIGMNQKNGTSFSQASSLGSKYFKGNFNRLVMVKSRVDPSNFFRHEQSIPVLPIGKKW, encoded by the coding sequence ATGCACTCTCTGAGGTCCCTTCTAGCATGTCTTTTGGTTCTGTCATCAATTTCACTCACAACTTCAGTTTCAATTGAAGAAACTTTCAACCATTGTCTAACACTCCATTCTAATTCCCCAAACCAATTTCCCTCAGCAATCTATACTAATAAAAATGGCTCATACTCTTCCATCCTTGAGTCCACTGCCCAAAATCTAAGGTACTTGTTGCCTTCAGTGCCAAAACCAGATTTCATATTCACCCCATTCCATGACTCTCAAGTCCAATCAGCTGTAATATGTGCAAGAAAGCTTGGAATTCACATGAGAGTTCGAAGCGGTGGCCATGACTATGAAGGGCTCTCTTTTACTTCCCTGATTGAGAAGCCATTCATGATCCTAGACCTGGTCAAGCTCCGCGGAATCAACGTTGACATTGCACACAACAGTGCTTGGATCCAAGCTGGTGCAACAGTTGGTGAAGTCTATTACAGAATTTCAGAGAAAAGTGCAATCCATGGCTTCCCTGCAGGGCTTTGCACAACATTGGGAATTGGTGGACACATCACAGGAGGTGCATATGGTTCCATGATGAGAAAGTTTGGCCTTGGTGCTGACAATGTTCTAGATGCTAAAATTGTTGATGCTAATGGCAGGATTCTAGACAGAAAAGCCATGGGGGAGGATCTATTTTGGGCTATaagaggaggtggaggtggaagctTTGGTGTTATTCTCTGGTGGAAGATCAAGCTAGTTCCTGTGCCAAAAACTGTGACAGTTTTCACAGTAACTAAAAGCTTAGAACAAGGAGCAAACAAGCTTCTCTATAGATGGCAGCAGGTAGCACCAAATATTGATGAGAATCTCTTCATTAGGGTATTCATTCAAACAGGTAATGGGAGTGTTCCAGGTCAGAGAACTGTGACCACTTCTTACAATGCCCTTTTTCTTGGTGGTGCTGTAAACCTTCTCAAAATCATGAAACAAAGCTTTCCTGAATTGGGTTTGACAAGAAAAGATTGTTTGGAAACTAGTTGGATCAAATCTGTGCTTTATATAGCTGGCTATCCAAATCAAACACCCCCAGAAGTTCTGCTCCAAGCAAAACCAACATCCAAGGCTTATTTTAAAGCAAAGTCAGATTTTGTGAGGCAAGTTATCCCAGAAAATTCCCTCAACACACTATGGAAAGTTTTTCTGCAGGAGGATGGACCTTTGATGATTTGGAACCCCTATGGAGGAATGATGAGTAAGATTGCAGAATCTGCAATCCCTTTTCCTCACAGAAAGGGAACTCTTTACAAGATTCAGTATGTGACTGGTTGGATTGATGGAGAGAAGAACATGGCAAAGCATATGAAATGGATCAGGAAATTTTACTCCTATACTGCTCCTTATGTTTCAAAGTATCCAAGGGAAGCTTATGTGAATTATAGAGATTTGGATATTGGGATGAACCAGAAGAATGGAACAAGCTTTTCACAGGCTTCCTCTTTGGGTTCTAAGTATTTCAAGGGTAACTTCAACAGGTTGGTAATGGTGAAAAGTAGAGTTGATCCATCCAATTTCTTTAGGCATGAGCAGAGTATCCCTGTTTTGCCAATTGGTAAGAAATGGTAG